In the Solibacillus sp. FSL K6-1523 genome, one interval contains:
- a CDS encoding alpha/beta fold hydrolase, whose translation MWETNYIETSRGRFEYFVAGNGEPIAITHFYMEFNSRGNLFANPFTKDYKVYLINVRGAANSAKLEDNKQLSLKEIILDLEDIREVLGLEKWAFAGHSTGGMLALQYAIEAPQSLTKVVAGCTAASKAYASHPNSIYSPSNDNYSRTIEIMELLKDSSTLQEERKSLSYEWALMSYHSEENLKSALLRPNSGLTIGRNLDYFRKVVVQNFDLREQLASIQVPTFIFAGKHDAQCPVEFGTEIVNLIPNASLTIFEISNHNPFIEEEEAFKRFVKLTV comes from the coding sequence ATGTGGGAAACAAATTATATTGAAACGAGTAGAGGGCGTTTTGAATATTTTGTAGCAGGGAATGGTGAACCAATAGCAATTACTCATTTTTACATGGAATTCAATTCACGAGGAAATTTATTTGCTAATCCATTTACCAAAGATTATAAAGTATATTTGATTAATGTGAGAGGTGCCGCAAATTCTGCTAAACTGGAAGATAACAAGCAATTGAGTTTAAAGGAAATTATTCTTGATTTAGAAGACATTAGAGAGGTTTTAGGACTTGAGAAATGGGCTTTTGCAGGTCATTCTACTGGAGGGATGCTCGCGCTACAATACGCCATTGAAGCACCCCAATCGTTAACTAAAGTAGTAGCTGGATGTACTGCAGCAAGTAAAGCATATGCCAGCCATCCTAATAGTATTTATAGTCCTAGTAACGACAATTATTCGCGGACTATTGAAATTATGGAGCTACTGAAGGATTCTAGCACGTTACAAGAGGAACGCAAAAGTCTGAGTTACGAATGGGCTTTAATGTCTTATCATTCTGAGGAAAACCTAAAATCAGCGTTATTGCGTCCAAATAGTGGGCTTACTATTGGAAGGAATCTCGATTATTTTAGAAAAGTTGTAGTTCAAAACTTTGATCTCCGGGAGCAATTAGCATCTATTCAAGTACCAACCTTTATATTTGCAGGAAAACACGATGCGCAATGCCCTGTAGAATTTGGGACTGAAATTGTTAATTTAATTCCTAATGCCTCATTAACAATTTTTGAAATATCAAATCATAATCCATTTATTGAGGAAGAAGAGGCCTTTAAGCGTTTTGTAAAATTAACAGTATAA